In one window of Paraflavitalea soli DNA:
- a CDS encoding class I mannose-6-phosphate isomerase produces MESSNFDKYPAIRIPGYEGWNGWTTIAAALAQKANSLQQQKMVLALDCYHGVATHELATQLQEQLPGAQLVFAGDAMLSEAAINELVYPYVTDDPVFGYITPLSLLHFFDEKKIDALQQQIAQQGTGLIIVYGTGAALIAPKADLLVYADMPRWEIQLRFRRNEAGNLGASNTGDTFAYKYKRAFFVDWRVCDRHKVSLMAHWNYVLDTTIAGHPKMIEGAVLLHAFSEVVKRPFRVVPFFDPGPWGGQWLKEVCDLDPNEKNIAWGFDCVPEENSLLLAFDNIQFETPSVNVVFNQPQSLLGKKVYEAFGAEFPIRFDFLDTMEGGNLSLQVHPLKEYIREKFGMAYTQDESYYFLQAKEDAYVYLGLKENIVPEKMMHALQDAQEKGVGFEAEAYVEKWPIKQHDHVLIPSGTVHCSGANSVVLEISATPYIFTFKLWDWGRMGLDGKPRPISLEHGKNVIQWDRTTTWTKEHILNKVQPLGKGEGWREERTGLDDLSFIETRRHWFTGTVPHDTEGRFNVLNLIEGREAIVESPAGAFEPFVVHYAETFIVPADAGAYTIRPYGESEGKTCATIKAYVRTDHLIDYRIN; encoded by the coding sequence TTGGAAAGTTCGAATTTTGATAAGTACCCTGCAATCCGTATCCCGGGGTACGAGGGATGGAATGGATGGACAACGATCGCCGCAGCTTTGGCGCAAAAAGCAAACAGTTTGCAGCAACAAAAAATGGTGCTGGCCCTTGACTGTTACCATGGTGTGGCCACGCATGAATTGGCTACCCAACTACAGGAACAATTACCGGGCGCTCAACTGGTATTTGCAGGCGATGCCATGCTTTCAGAAGCGGCTATTAATGAATTGGTGTATCCCTATGTGACGGATGATCCTGTATTTGGATACATTACCCCGCTTTCGCTGCTCCATTTTTTTGATGAAAAGAAGATCGATGCTTTACAGCAGCAAATCGCACAGCAGGGAACCGGATTGATCATTGTTTATGGCACAGGGGCTGCATTGATTGCGCCCAAAGCCGACCTGCTGGTCTATGCTGATATGCCCCGTTGGGAAATACAGCTTCGCTTCAGGAGGAATGAAGCAGGCAACCTGGGTGCTTCCAATACCGGCGACACCTTTGCCTATAAATACAAAAGAGCCTTCTTCGTCGACTGGCGCGTGTGCGACCGGCACAAAGTATCCCTCATGGCCCATTGGAATTATGTACTCGATACCACCATTGCCGGCCACCCCAAAATGATCGAAGGAGCGGTGCTGCTGCATGCCTTCAGCGAAGTGGTGAAAAGGCCTTTCCGTGTGGTGCCCTTTTTTGATCCCGGCCCCTGGGGCGGTCAATGGCTGAAAGAAGTATGTGACCTGGACCCTAATGAAAAGAACATCGCCTGGGGTTTTGATTGTGTACCGGAAGAGAATAGCCTGTTGTTGGCCTTTGACAATATCCAGTTCGAAACACCTTCTGTCAATGTGGTGTTCAACCAGCCGCAATCCCTGCTGGGTAAGAAGGTATATGAAGCATTTGGTGCGGAGTTTCCCATTCGCTTCGATTTCCTGGATACGATGGAGGGTGGCAACCTGAGTTTGCAGGTACATCCGCTCAAGGAATATATCCGCGAAAAATTTGGCATGGCTTATACGCAGGATGAAAGCTATTATTTTTTGCAGGCAAAAGAGGATGCCTATGTATACCTCGGATTGAAAGAAAACATTGTGCCGGAGAAAATGATGCATGCCCTGCAGGATGCACAGGAAAAAGGCGTGGGCTTTGAAGCAGAAGCCTATGTGGAGAAATGGCCCATCAAACAACATGATCATGTACTCATTCCTTCAGGCACGGTACATTGCTCCGGCGCCAACAGTGTGGTATTGGAGATCAGCGCCACGCCCTACATTTTCACCTTCAAGTTATGGGACTGGGGCCGCATGGGCCTCGACGGCAAGCCAAGACCCATTTCGCTGGAACATGGAAAAAATGTGATCCAGTGGGACCGTACCACTACCTGGACAAAAGAACATATCCTCAACAAAGTGCAGCCGCTGGGCAAGGGGGAAGGCTGGCGCGAAGAACGCACCGGTCTCGACGATCTCTCTTTCATTGAAACAAGACGCCATTGGTTTACCGGTACCGTTCCGCACGATACCGAAGGCCGTTTCAACGTACTCAACCTGATCGAAGGCCGCGAAGCTATTGTGGAAAGTCCTGCCGGAGCCTTTGAACCATTTGTAGTGCACTATGCCGAAACCTTTATTGTACCTGCCGATGCAGGGGCTTATACCATCCGGCCTTATGGTGAGAGCGAGGGTAAGACCTGCGCTACCATCAAGGCTTATGTACGAACAGATCATTTAATTGATTATCGAATAAACTAA
- a CDS encoding RagB/SusD family nutrient uptake outer membrane protein, which produces MKTRQFISCTLIISALLLGTASCSKFLEEDPKNVVGITNYYKTEQDAISAVNSIYAYLNSISTGSTAGVYHSSFWITQGLSSDEMLNNQLAAPALDQLATFTYGPQNSTLQEIWVMHYKTITIANIAISRIPGITMNAALQSRLLGEARFLRGLMYFNLVRMFGKVPLVLLEKEPLTPQAATVDAIYNQIHQDLDAAEAVLPASYDPGNGRGRATKGAATALHAKVYLTQKNWAKAAEKAKAVIDSKSYDLWEDFASVFKLSSRGGKEAVFSVGFGDANGAIIFWEVGQFLVRLLPPQLSEEGVQNAQGWQIPTQQLYNQYDIDDRRRAVTFITEIHKANGTVETIRPYIQKYWDRAAEPKGNESSNDFPVIRYADVLLMYAEAENELDQPLEAHKYINMVRKRARFDGTVYRNTVPDYTGLSKGDFRTAVLKERRLELAAEGHRWFDLVRTNTLETLVPQAKPGVTPAARNYLFPVPQTERDLNPNLPQNDY; this is translated from the coding sequence ATGAAAACAAGACAATTCATCTCCTGTACGCTCATCATCAGTGCGCTATTGCTGGGTACGGCTTCCTGCTCTAAATTCCTGGAAGAAGATCCGAAGAATGTAGTGGGCATCACCAATTATTATAAAACGGAACAGGACGCTATCTCTGCGGTCAATTCGATCTATGCTTATCTCAATTCCATCAGCACGGGTTCCACTGCCGGTGTGTACCATAGTTCTTTCTGGATCACCCAGGGGCTGAGCTCCGACGAAATGCTCAACAATCAACTGGCTGCTCCTGCCTTGGATCAACTGGCCACCTTTACCTATGGTCCGCAGAACAGTACCCTGCAGGAGATCTGGGTGATGCATTACAAAACCATTACCATCGCCAATATTGCCATCAGCCGTATTCCCGGTATCACCATGAACGCGGCTTTGCAAAGCAGGCTGCTGGGGGAAGCGCGTTTCCTGCGTGGACTGATGTATTTCAACCTGGTGCGTATGTTTGGCAAAGTGCCCCTGGTACTGCTCGAAAAAGAACCCCTGACACCCCAGGCGGCCACGGTTGACGCGATCTACAACCAGATCCACCAGGACCTCGATGCGGCGGAAGCCGTGCTGCCTGCCAGTTATGATCCGGGCAATGGCCGGGGGCGCGCCACCAAAGGCGCTGCCACGGCATTGCATGCCAAGGTATACCTCACGCAAAAGAACTGGGCCAAGGCAGCTGAAAAGGCCAAAGCAGTAATCGATTCAAAGAGCTACGACCTCTGGGAAGATTTTGCCAGTGTATTCAAACTCTCCAGCCGCGGTGGTAAAGAAGCTGTTTTCTCCGTAGGATTTGGCGATGCCAATGGCGCTATCATTTTCTGGGAAGTAGGTCAGTTCCTGGTGCGTTTACTGCCCCCGCAACTGAGCGAGGAAGGGGTACAGAATGCCCAAGGCTGGCAGATACCCACCCAGCAATTGTACAACCAGTATGATATAGACGATCGCAGAAGAGCGGTGACCTTTATCACAGAGATCCATAAAGCCAATGGCACAGTGGAAACGATCAGGCCCTATATTCAGAAATACTGGGACCGTGCAGCCGAGCCCAAAGGCAATGAGAGTTCCAACGATTTTCCCGTTATACGGTATGCCGATGTATTGCTGATGTATGCAGAGGCGGAGAACGAACTCGATCAACCGCTCGAAGCGCATAAGTATATCAATATGGTGCGTAAGCGCGCACGTTTTGATGGTACTGTATATCGCAATACGGTGCCGGATTATACCGGACTGAGCAAGGGTGATTTCAGGACCGCCGTGTTGAAAGAAAGAAGGTTGGAACTGGCAGCCGAAGGACATCGTTGGTTCGACCTCGTGCGCACCAATACCCTCGAGACCCTGGTGCCGCAAGCCAAACCCGGCGTAACACCTGCCGCCCGGAATTATTTATTTCCCGTACCGCAAACCGAGCGCGACCTGAACCCCAACCTGCCACAGAATGACTATTGA
- a CDS encoding DUF4185 domain-containing protein, with protein MFPRTYSTVSSCASLAIAAAIALGGCRSAGNNAAAAPDAPLSLDSLHFTASPAVEWDALFTRKSGWFGGDGIFAVTRDGKETPGAAKKSETLIWFSDTMLGEIEKDSLKAGYTMINNSVAVLQDGIPDSAHIRFYWNKENGKPASLFVPKTPATQPGDYYWLGDGFVNQEQNNNLYIFGYRIKNVSQQAFGFKEVGNTLIIVPAGAQPPFTEYRQLDIPFFLGKEVDSTGSFGAGILVNTEAAGAQHPDGYAYIYGIRGKEKKLMVARVKPADIASFDKWTFWDGAAWNADVAKIATVTDRLSNEIGVMQLADGRYALTFQTDGLGRYVGMRLGSSPVGPWGKVIELFDSSPSVSEDKDFFPYNAKVHPVLSTPDELLISYNVNSFDFFNDIKQHPNLYRPRFVKVKILP; from the coding sequence ATGTTCCCTCGCACCTATAGTACTGTTTCTTCCTGCGCTTCCCTGGCGATCGCAGCAGCGATCGCATTAGGAGGTTGCCGGTCTGCGGGTAATAACGCGGCGGCCGCTCCCGATGCTCCCTTGAGTCTTGATTCCCTGCATTTCACAGCCAGTCCCGCCGTAGAATGGGACGCCCTTTTCACGCGCAAATCCGGTTGGTTTGGCGGTGATGGCATTTTTGCCGTCACCCGCGATGGTAAAGAAACGCCGGGCGCTGCTAAAAAAAGCGAAACATTGATCTGGTTCAGCGATACCATGCTGGGTGAAATTGAAAAGGATTCCCTGAAAGCCGGGTATACCATGATCAATAATTCAGTAGCCGTTCTACAAGATGGCATTCCCGATTCCGCACATATCCGCTTTTATTGGAATAAAGAAAATGGCAAGCCTGCTTCGCTGTTCGTTCCAAAAACACCCGCCACGCAGCCTGGTGATTATTACTGGCTGGGCGATGGCTTTGTGAACCAGGAGCAAAACAACAACCTGTATATTTTCGGTTATCGTATCAAGAATGTGTCGCAGCAGGCATTTGGATTTAAAGAAGTAGGTAATACACTGATCATTGTACCTGCCGGAGCGCAGCCTCCTTTTACTGAATACCGCCAATTGGATATCCCCTTTTTCCTGGGCAAAGAAGTGGATAGCACAGGGTCGTTTGGTGCGGGCATTTTGGTGAATACCGAAGCAGCCGGCGCTCAGCACCCGGATGGATATGCCTATATCTATGGCATCAGGGGAAAAGAAAAGAAGCTGATGGTAGCGCGTGTAAAGCCAGCCGACATAGCCTCTTTTGATAAATGGACCTTCTGGGATGGCGCGGCATGGAATGCCGATGTGGCAAAGATCGCAACTGTCACCGATCGTTTGTCGAATGAAATTGGGGTGATGCAATTAGCCGATGGCCGTTATGCCCTTACTTTCCAGACAGATGGATTGGGCCGTTATGTGGGCATGCGGCTGGGCAGTTCACCCGTAGGGCCCTGGGGCAAGGTGATCGAATTGTTTGATAGCAGTCCTTCCGTATCAGAAGATAAAGACTTCTTTCCCTACAATGCCAAAGTGCACCCGGTGTTGTCGACGCCTGATGAACTGCTGATCAGTTACAATGTGAACTCATTCGATTTCTTCAACGATATCAAACAGCACCCGAATTTATACCGTCCGCGTTTTGTTAAGGTTAAAATCCTGCCATGA
- a CDS encoding sugar porter family MFS transporter: protein MQKQGLKYVYKCTYVAAVGGLLFGYDTAVVAGAIGFIQTKYGLSPAMMGWVASCALIGCVIGAMFAGGLSDKIGRKKVLMISAFAFAISSLGILLPLGLNYFIFFRLIGGIGIGIASMLSPLYISEIAPANIRGRLISIYQMGIVLGILLIYFVNAGIAGLHNEAWNVNSGWRWMFGSGIIPSILFIILLLNVPESPRWLARQNRLEEAEDVLTKVNGKEKARSELKAITEVINQESGSFAHLLKPGLRFVLIIGIILAILSQVTGINAIMYYAPEIFKSSGDGSSSALMQTVLVGVINVLFTVVAIKYVDKWGRKTLLLIGSAGMTICLGLVGAAFYFNMNQGPLVLLAILAYIAFFAISLGPLTFVVVAEIFPTHVRGRAMSVAIFFLWAAVFLVSQTFPMLQSSVGEASTFWIYMILSVVAFLFVWRLVPETKEKSLEDIEKFWKLKGIES from the coding sequence ATGCAAAAGCAAGGATTAAAATATGTATATAAATGCACCTATGTGGCGGCGGTGGGAGGGCTGTTGTTTGGATATGACACAGCGGTAGTGGCTGGCGCCATTGGGTTCATACAAACCAAATATGGGCTTTCCCCCGCCATGATGGGCTGGGTGGCCAGCTGCGCCTTGATCGGTTGTGTGATCGGGGCCATGTTTGCCGGTGGACTGAGTGATAAGATCGGTCGTAAAAAAGTGTTGATGATCTCGGCTTTTGCCTTTGCCATCTCCTCACTGGGTATCCTGCTGCCGCTCGGCCTGAATTATTTTATCTTCTTCCGCCTTATCGGCGGTATCGGGATCGGCATTGCGTCGATGTTGTCGCCACTGTATATTTCAGAGATCGCCCCCGCCAATATCCGCGGCCGGCTCATCTCTATTTACCAGATGGGCATTGTGCTCGGCATCCTGCTGATCTATTTTGTGAATGCCGGTATTGCCGGATTGCACAACGAAGCCTGGAATGTGAACAGCGGCTGGCGCTGGATGTTTGGCTCCGGCATCATTCCGAGTATCCTCTTCATTATCCTGTTGCTGAATGTGCCCGAAAGTCCCCGGTGGCTGGCCCGGCAAAACCGCCTGGAGGAAGCAGAAGATGTACTGACCAAAGTAAACGGGAAAGAAAAAGCACGGTCTGAATTAAAAGCCATTACAGAAGTGATAAACCAGGAATCAGGCAGCTTCGCCCATTTGCTGAAACCCGGATTGCGTTTTGTATTGATCATCGGCATCATCCTGGCCATCCTTTCGCAGGTAACGGGCATCAATGCGATCATGTATTATGCGCCGGAGATATTCAAATCGAGTGGAGATGGTTCTTCGTCTGCTTTGATGCAAACGGTGCTGGTAGGAGTGATCAATGTATTGTTTACGGTAGTAGCTATTAAGTACGTTGATAAATGGGGCCGCAAAACCTTGCTGCTGATCGGTTCGGCAGGTATGACCATTTGCCTGGGGCTGGTAGGCGCCGCCTTCTACTTTAATATGAACCAGGGGCCGCTGGTGCTGCTGGCTATCCTGGCGTACATCGCTTTCTTTGCCATTTCACTGGGCCCCCTCACCTTTGTGGTAGTGGCCGAAATATTTCCTACCCATGTACGCGGCAGGGCCATGTCGGTCGCCATCTTCTTTTTGTGGGCCGCCGTATTCCTGGTATCACAAACCTTTCCCATGCTCCAGTCCTCCGTTGGCGAAGCCAGCACTTTCTGGATCTATATGATCCTGTCGGTAGTGGCCTTCCTGTTTGTATGGCGACTGGTGCCCGAAACAAAAGAGAAATCACTGGAAGACATTGAAAAATTCTGGAAACTAAAAGGTATCGAATCCTAA
- a CDS encoding sialate O-acetylesterase, whose protein sequence is MKMIRSLAARSLVMLACLLTGQAGYSGSAFTAPVFSLANTLQSNMVIQQGKPCMLRGYGPVGSIIRVKADWMDKALIAPIKADGSWFTKIPVPMAVPGDYKAHHIQLVCGASTITLSNVLIGEVWVCGGQSNMDMELKPFLPWLKGPLNYDLEIATANYPAIRLYNVRTDFKARPEDDCINGAWTVCSPQTVPNFSAAAYFFARTIHQQLRVPVGLVVSSLGATSCQAWTSRDTLTADTVLYRKYLYPYDTSAVSKQAPDTVVTFEKNVLPTLLYNAMIYPLRHLSVRGFLWYQGESNKNDGALYTRVFAAMIRNWRKLFAQGDLPFYYVQVAPFKWEGDDSSATYYAYLREAQDRTRLAVPNTGMAVITDICDPTDLHPRNKQGVGWRLARHALALDYGKKDIAYLGPEYARMRVDTGTVKIQFNPASLAGGLGTNDGAAPQCFYIAGADRVFHKAVATIVEQEVWLHCEQVPQPVAVRYAFSNYPVTNLENKAGLPALPFRTDDW, encoded by the coding sequence ATGAAAATGATCCGATCCCTTGCTGCGCGCAGCCTGGTGATGCTCGCTTGTCTGTTGACCGGGCAAGCAGGTTATTCAGGCTCCGCTTTTACAGCACCTGTTTTTTCCCTGGCCAATACCCTTCAATCCAATATGGTGATACAGCAGGGCAAACCCTGCATGCTGCGTGGATATGGACCTGTAGGTAGTATAATAAGGGTGAAGGCAGATTGGATGGATAAGGCGTTGATCGCACCCATCAAGGCCGATGGTAGCTGGTTTACAAAAATTCCGGTGCCAATGGCCGTGCCTGGTGATTATAAAGCCCATCACATTCAATTGGTGTGTGGCGCTTCGACGATTACTTTATCCAATGTATTGATCGGAGAAGTGTGGGTTTGTGGCGGCCAGTCGAATATGGACATGGAGCTCAAGCCTTTTTTACCCTGGCTGAAGGGGCCACTGAATTATGACCTGGAAATAGCTACGGCCAATTATCCGGCGATCCGCCTGTACAATGTGCGCACGGATTTCAAAGCCCGGCCCGAAGATGATTGTATCAATGGCGCCTGGACGGTTTGTTCACCACAAACGGTTCCCAACTTCAGTGCCGCCGCTTATTTCTTCGCCCGTACCATTCACCAGCAATTGCGCGTGCCCGTGGGTTTGGTCGTAAGCAGCCTGGGCGCTACCAGTTGCCAAGCCTGGACCAGCCGGGATACTTTAACCGCCGACACGGTCCTCTATCGAAAATATTTGTATCCCTACGATACCAGTGCTGTATCGAAGCAGGCGCCCGATACGGTAGTGACCTTCGAAAAAAATGTATTGCCCACGCTCTTGTACAATGCGATGATCTACCCGCTTCGCCACTTGTCGGTGCGGGGATTTCTCTGGTACCAGGGCGAGTCAAACAAAAATGACGGCGCGCTATACACCCGGGTTTTTGCTGCCATGATCCGCAACTGGCGCAAGCTGTTTGCCCAGGGCGATCTGCCTTTTTATTATGTGCAGGTAGCGCCCTTCAAATGGGAAGGTGATGATAGTTCGGCTACTTATTATGCTTACTTGCGGGAAGCGCAGGACAGAACGCGCCTGGCAGTGCCTAATACCGGTATGGCGGTCATCACCGATATATGTGATCCTACGGATCTGCATCCACGCAACAAACAAGGCGTGGGTTGGCGGCTGGCCCGTCACGCACTGGCGCTGGACTATGGTAAAAAGGATATCGCGTACCTGGGTCCGGAGTATGCCCGCATGCGGGTGGATACGGGAACGGTGAAAATACAATTTAACCCGGCTTCCCTGGCGGGTGGATTGGGCACCAATGACGGAGCTGCGCCACAATGTTTCTATATAGCAGGTGCAGATCGGGTTTTTCACAAAGCAGTGGCGACCATCGTAGAGCAGGAAGTATGGCTGCATTGTGAACAGGTGCCGCAGCCGGTGGCTGTGCGCTATGCTTTCAGTAATTACCCGGTGACCAATTTAGAGAACAAAGCAGGATTGCCCGCACTGCCCTTCAGAACGGATGACTGGTGA
- a CDS encoding SusC/RagA family TonB-linked outer membrane protein has protein sequence MRTYSSNEMLAALLTCFLLLSLSIQGTAQVATAARAISGKVIASGKPIAGATVAVKGTSDQVATNAAGQFNLSLPPGKDTLLVSHVGYATQDVVPGGRNSLTIELIPNNEELSQVVVIAYGTVKKSDLTGSVVSVKADELKAVPATSFDQALQGRAAGVQVTQVSGKPGAEASIRIRGTSSINAANEPLYVIDGMLVSSDGGDLSAGVTRGPRLSALSSINPSDIESIEILKDASATAMYGSRGTNGVVLITTKRGKSGKGQVNVDVYHAYQQVANKLKLLNAAEYANMVNDAKLNAGLTPIYVNPKNLGKGTDWQDELFRVAPMSNYNVSVSGGDDKTKYALSGSLFMQDGIIINSDFKRYSFRANIDRAINDKLTVGTNLSYSRVNSKGVLTNGADIVPGVTTGAMLFNPVLPVYDDSNPAANGGYTYENDRGKVLGNPVAEAKEYISNTTLSRILGNVYAKYAFNKQFEFRTSFGIDGFSNDEGSFGPNFLKRTQASKGEASIAKSDGMTWLNENTLTYNNTFGNKHRVNAVVGYTMQQFNNDKLTTIAFDFPDNRTGYHNIYAALKPQKPVNSESSWSMISYLSRVNYTFNNKYLFTLTGRVDGSSKFGANNKYAFFPSAAFAWRISDEEFMKNISSISDLKFRTSYGVIGNQAIPPYLSLALVGPFGEGVFNSPNGSEVYTGQEPLSYVNPDLKWETTRQLDIGIDLGLLNNRITITADYYKKKTFDLLLSTPIPSTSGFGTTVLNIGNIENHGFDLDIRTVNTKGVVSWNSAINFSVNRNKITNLNSKNDIPMLGGTILRPGEPVGTFYGYIFDGIFQTDAEAASSPVLIGQEPNSPNVASRAKAGDRKYRDINGDKKITEADRTIIGYAQPKFTWGFSNSVSYASFDLNVFFQGSQGNKVANLNNLDLLNMTGENNVLADAGLNRWTPTNPSNQYPRALAAGSRDVGIFSSNIVEDASYLRLKNITLAYNFNSKLLQRIKVRNLRVYASATNLFTITDYSGYDPEANTYGQNTTQFGIDRGGYPQSKVYLIGLNLGF, from the coding sequence ATGAGAACGTATTCATCTAACGAAATGCTTGCTGCCCTGCTTACATGCTTCCTGCTCCTGAGCTTGTCAATACAGGGAACTGCACAGGTAGCCACCGCTGCCAGAGCTATCAGCGGTAAAGTAATTGCCAGCGGTAAGCCCATTGCCGGGGCCACCGTGGCTGTAAAAGGAACTTCTGATCAAGTAGCCACCAATGCTGCGGGCCAGTTCAACCTGTCACTTCCCCCGGGAAAAGACACGTTGCTGGTCTCGCACGTGGGGTATGCCACGCAGGACGTAGTGCCTGGCGGCCGCAACAGCCTCACCATTGAGCTCATCCCCAACAACGAAGAACTCTCCCAGGTAGTGGTGATCGCTTACGGTACGGTTAAGAAAAGCGACCTCACCGGCTCCGTCGTTTCTGTGAAAGCAGACGAACTGAAAGCCGTACCTGCCACCTCTTTCGATCAGGCCCTGCAAGGCCGTGCTGCGGGCGTGCAGGTAACGCAGGTGTCTGGCAAACCCGGTGCCGAAGCCTCTATCCGTATCCGTGGTACCAGTTCTATCAATGCCGCCAACGAACCGCTGTACGTGATCGACGGCATGCTGGTCAGCAGCGATGGAGGCGATCTCTCTGCCGGTGTTACCCGGGGTCCCCGGCTCAGTGCCCTTTCGTCCATTAACCCATCGGACATTGAATCCATTGAGATACTCAAGGATGCCTCCGCCACGGCCATGTATGGCTCGCGTGGTACCAATGGCGTCGTACTCATCACCACCAAAAGAGGTAAATCGGGCAAAGGACAGGTGAATGTGGATGTTTACCATGCTTACCAGCAAGTGGCCAACAAGCTCAAACTGCTCAATGCGGCTGAGTATGCCAATATGGTCAATGACGCCAAACTCAATGCCGGGCTCACCCCCATTTATGTGAACCCTAAAAATCTGGGCAAGGGTACCGACTGGCAGGATGAACTGTTTCGCGTAGCGCCCATGTCCAATTATAATGTATCGGTGTCCGGTGGTGACGATAAAACAAAATATGCACTCTCCGGCTCCTTATTCATGCAGGATGGTATCATCATCAACTCTGATTTTAAACGCTATTCATTCCGTGCCAATATTGATCGCGCGATCAACGATAAGCTCACCGTAGGTACCAATCTTTCCTATTCCCGCGTCAATAGCAAGGGTGTGCTTACCAATGGCGCCGACATTGTGCCAGGGGTAACTACGGGCGCCATGCTGTTCAATCCGGTATTGCCGGTGTATGATGATTCGAACCCGGCAGCCAACGGTGGTTATACCTATGAGAACGACCGGGGCAAAGTGCTGGGCAACCCGGTTGCTGAAGCCAAAGAATATATCTCCAATACCACCCTCTCGCGCATTCTTGGAAATGTGTATGCCAAATATGCCTTCAACAAGCAATTTGAGTTTCGCACCAGCTTCGGTATCGATGGATTCTCCAACGATGAAGGCAGCTTCGGACCTAACTTCCTCAAACGCACGCAAGCCAGCAAGGGCGAAGCGTCCATCGCCAAGTCGGATGGTATGACCTGGCTCAATGAGAATACCCTGACCTACAACAATACATTTGGCAACAAACACCGGGTGAATGCAGTAGTGGGATATACGATGCAACAATTCAACAACGATAAGCTGACCACGATCGCTTTCGATTTCCCTGATAACCGCACAGGCTATCACAATATCTATGCGGCACTGAAACCGCAAAAACCGGTCAACAGCGAATCCAGCTGGAGCATGATCTCCTACCTGAGCCGGGTGAACTATACCTTCAATAACAAGTACCTGTTCACCCTCACAGGGCGGGTGGATGGCTCTTCGAAATTTGGCGCCAACAACAAATACGCCTTCTTCCCCTCGGCCGCCTTTGCCTGGAGGATATCCGATGAAGAGTTCATGAAAAATATTTCGTCCATCAGCGACCTGAAGTTCCGGACCAGCTATGGCGTGATCGGCAACCAGGCCATCCCCCCTTATCTTTCCCTGGCCCTGGTAGGCCCATTTGGTGAAGGCGTATTCAACAGCCCCAATGGCAGCGAAGTATATACCGGCCAGGAACCACTCTCGTATGTGAACCCCGATCTGAAATGGGAAACCACGCGGCAGCTGGATATTGGCATTGACCTGGGTTTATTGAACAACCGCATTACGATCACTGCGGATTATTACAAAAAGAAAACCTTCGACCTGTTATTGAGTACACCCATTCCGTCTACTTCCGGTTTTGGCACCACGGTACTGAATATTGGCAATATCGAGAACCATGGTTTTGACCTTGATATCCGTACGGTAAACACGAAGGGGGTGGTGAGTTGGAACAGTGCCATTAATTTTTCGGTGAACAGGAATAAGATCACCAACCTGAATTCCAAAAACGATATTCCCATGCTTGGGGGCACTATTTTGCGGCCGGGTGAACCTGTAGGTACTTTCTATGGATATATATTCGATGGTATTTTTCAAACAGATGCAGAAGCTGCTTCCAGTCCGGTGTTGATCGGGCAGGAGCCTAATTCTCCCAATGTGGCGTCCCGCGCCAAAGCAGGTGACCGCAAATACCGCGATATCAATGGTGATAAAAAGATCACCGAAGCCGACAGAACAATTATTGGTTATGCACAACCAAAATTCACCTGGGGGTTCAGCAATTCAGTGTCCTATGCTAGTTTCGATCTGAACGTTTTCTTCCAGGGCTCACAAGGCAATAAAGTGGCCAACCTCAATAACCTCGACCTGTTGAACATGACGGGTGAGAACAATGTACTGGCCGATGCCGGATTGAATCGCTGGACACCCACGAATCCCAGCAACCAATATCCCCGCGCACTGGCAGCCGGTAGCCGCGATGTAGGTATTTTCTCTTCCAACATCGTGGAAGATGCTTCTTACCTGCGCCTGAAAAACATAACCCTGGCCTATAACTTCAACAGTAAGCTGCTGCAAAGGATCAAGGTACGCAACCTGCGGGTGTATGCCAGTGCTACGAACCTGTTTACGATCACCGATTATTCGGGCTACGATCCGGAAGCGAACACCTACGGACAAAATACCACTCAATTTGGTATTGATCGTGGTGGATATCCCCAATCAAAAGTATACCTCATTGGTCTCAACCTCGGATTCTAA